One stretch of Oncorhynchus tshawytscha isolate Ot180627B linkage group LG21, Otsh_v2.0, whole genome shotgun sequence DNA includes these proteins:
- the LOC112220914 gene encoding cationic amino acid transporter 3 encodes MAEKLASFGKMLLRRRALDCNQEESHFARCLTTLDLIALGVGATLGAGVYVLAGEVAREKAGPAIVLCFLIAALSSVLAGLCYAEFGARVPKTGSAYMYSYVTVGEIWAFITGWNLILSYVIGTASVARAWSSTFDNLVEQKISDFFRASMSIKVPGKILAEYPDLFAFILILLLTGLLAFGVSESALVNKIFTGVNLVVLGFVIISGLVKGDRTNWNLTVEDFVNTTNITDPEIIKEKFGTGGFAPFGFSGVLSGAATCFYAFVGFDCIATTSEEAKNPMRSIPIGIVASLLICFFAYFGVSAALTLMMPYYLLNRESPLPEAFSYVHWDPARYIVAVGSLCALSTSLLGSMFPMPRVIYAMAEDGLLFRFLSKMNIKTKTPLLATIVSGIVAALMAFLFDLAALVDLMSIGTLLAYTLVAVCVLILRYQPGTLGLSGASEKLVELVGLRRATMAEGDSGDEFDQEGEGETRPLRERFTLKMLLVPSCDVPTKTSGLIVYITTAVISVVFTLLCVVLAVWGAEVVSGHPLWVTICAILAFFAFLCVAIIWRQPPSRQALTFKVPLLPVLPLVSIFVNIYLMMQLDGPTWCRFAVWMTIGFLIYFGYGIKNSSEATPNRGKFETVLRSKSPIYLAEDDSEVEGMTP; translated from the exons ATGGCTGAAAAGCTAGCGTCCTTCGGTAAGATGCTGCTCCGGCGACGGGCGCTGGACTGTAACCAGGAAGAGAGCCACTTCGCCCGCTGCCTGACCACGCTGGACCTTATTGCCCTGGGGGTGGGTGCCACTCTGGGGGCCGGCGTCTATGTGCTGGCTGGAGAGGTGGCCAGGGAGAAGGCCGGACCAGCCATCGTGCTCTGCTTCCTCATCGCAGCGCTCTCCTCCGTCCTTGCTGGTCTGTGTTATGCTGAATTTGGTGCTCGTGTGCCCAAGACTGGTTCAGCCTACATGTACAGCTATGTGACTGTGGGGGAAATCTGGGCCTTCATCACTGGCTGGAATCTCATCCTCTCCTATGTCATAG gCACAGCCAGTGTTGCTCGGGCCTGGAGCTCCACCTTTGACAACCTGGTTGAACAGAAGATCTCAGACTTCTTCAGAGCCTCCATGTCCATCAAGGTCCCTGGGAAGATTCTTGCTGAATACCCAGACCTCTTCGCCTTCATCCTGATCTTGCTGCTCACTG GCCTGCTGGCGTTTGGCGTTAGCGAGTCGGCCCTGGTGAACAAGATCTTCACGGGGGTCAACCTGGTGGTGCTGGGCTTCGTCATCATCTCAGGCCTGGTGAAGGGAGACCGTACCAACTGGAACCTCACTGTGGAGGACTTTGTCAACACAACCAACATCACTGATCCAGA GATAATTAAAGAGAAGTTTGGCACCGGGGGTTTTGCTCCATTTGGCTTCAGTGGAGTCCTGTCTGGGGCAGCAACCTGCTTCTATGCCTTTGTGGGGTTCGACTGCATCGCAACAACAA GTGAAGAGGCCAAGAATCCTATGCGTTCCATCCCCATCGGTATCGTGGCTTCTCTGCTCATCTGTTTCTTTGCCTACTTCGGGGTGTCTGCGGCTCTCACCCTTATGATGCCCTACTACCTGCTGAACAGAGAGAGCCCACTGCCAGAGGCCTTCAGTTATGTGCACTGGGACCCTGCCCGCTACATCGTGGCTGTGGGCTCCCTCTGTGCCCTCTCCACCAG TTTACTGGGCTCAATGTTCCCCATGCCCCGTGTAATCTATGCCATGGCTGAGGATGGCCTGCTCTTCCGCTTCCTCTCAAAGATGAACATAAAAACCAAGACCCCCCTGTTAGCCACCATCGTGTCGGGTATTGTAGCAG CCCTGATGGCATTCCTGTTTGATCTGGCAGCCCTGGTAGACCTGATGTCAATAGGAACTCTCCTGGCATACACACTAGTGGCAGTGTGTGTGCTTATCCTCAG GTACCAGCCGGGTACCCTGGGCCTCAGCGGTGCCAGTGAGAAGCTGGTGGAGCTGGTGGGTCTGCGGAGGGCAACCATGGCGGAGGGGGACAGTGGAGACGAGTTTGACcaggagggtgagggggagaCCAGGCCCCTCAGGGAGAGGTTCACCCTCAAGATGCTGCTGGTGCCCAGCTGTGACGTCCCCACCAAGACCTCCGGACTTATCGTGTACATCACTACCGCTGTCATCT cTGTGGTATTCACCCTGCTGTGCGTAGTGCTGGCTGTGTGGGGGGCAGAGGTGGTGAGTGGCCACCCCCTGTGGGTCACCATATGTGCCATACTGGCCTTCTTCGCCTTCCTGTGTGTGGCAATCATCTGGAGACAGCCCCCGAGCAGACAGGCACTCACCTTTAAA GTACCCCTGCTCCCAGTGCTGCCATTGGTCAGTATCTTTGTCAACATTTACCTCATGATGCAGCTGGATGGGCCAACATGGTGTCGCTTTGCAGTGTGGATGACTATTG GTTTTCTCATCTACTTTGGTTATGGGATTAAGAACAGCTCAGAGGCCACACCCAACCGTGGTAAATTTGAGACAGTCCTCCGATCAAAGAGTCCCATCTACCTGGCAGAGGATGACAGTGAGGTGGAAGGGATGACACCTTAG